In Flavobacterium lacustre, a genomic segment contains:
- a CDS encoding molybdenum cofactor guanylyltransferase, protein MQVSILCGGKSSRMQSEKGLVLYQNKPFIEHIIEAVLPISNNIQLVTNTNDYDYLAYKKIKDVVVDKGPLGGIYSALVHSDSEINLILSCDIPLISTEMLQELIEKHTVDFDVSVFEDTNRIHPLIGIYSKNILAVLKKAIDANELKMMCFISNIKHQLIPILDAKRHLFKNINSVAELNELNTNLS, encoded by the coding sequence GAGGGAAAAGCAGCCGAATGCAGTCGGAGAAAGGATTGGTTTTATACCAAAACAAACCTTTTATTGAGCATATTATTGAAGCGGTTTTGCCAATATCAAATAACATTCAATTGGTTACAAATACAAATGATTACGATTATTTAGCCTACAAAAAAATAAAGGATGTAGTTGTTGATAAAGGCCCTTTGGGCGGAATTTATTCGGCGCTGGTTCATTCAGATTCTGAAATAAATTTGATTTTGAGTTGTGACATTCCATTAATTTCAACCGAAATGTTACAAGAATTAATCGAAAAGCATACTGTAGATTTTGATGTTTCTGTTTTTGAAGACACGAATCGGATTCATCCTTTGATAGGAATATATTCGAAAAATATATTAGCTGTTTTAAAAAAGGCAATTGATGCCAATGAGTTAAAAATGATGTGTTTTATTTCAAATATAAAACACCAATTGATTCCGATTTTGGATGCCAAAAGACATCTGTTTAAAAATATAAATTCTGTTGCCGAGTTAAACGAATTGAATACCAATTTATCTTAG